A stretch of the uncultured Desulfobacter sp. genome encodes the following:
- a CDS encoding nucleoside-diphosphate sugar epimerase/dehydratase, producing the protein MRIRISRNLFIVLLLDILLLCASFYCAHLIRYDFIKEQWFDISFLHLLPYVLGCKILFFYLFDIYRGMWRYTSLSDLINLIKASVFSTFIIIALVLYITRFEHISRSVFVIDWCLTVLFITGLRLSVRLCFEEFTGKITLQDVKLALLKIFRKNTGKGRGALIIGAGDYGQKVCREFNENPSVKSRVLGFLDDDRSKIGRKIHGVPVLNEIERVGQTVKSTGAEDVIIAIPTLSAARLRHIVDLCKKADVNFKTIPNLGELINGKIDVTSIRKVEYRDLLGREPVKLDQEQIGKYLGGRRVLVTGAGGSIGTGLCRQICRYSPEKIILFERAESALYEIDLELRKNFRDVEVVPVLGDIQNRKELYKVFHLLQPDIVFHAAAYKHVPMLEGHPWKAVENNVFGTKNLIEVTNAFKCDKFVFVSTDKAVNPTNVMGTSKRISELLVQETSCIAGCKTAFITVRFGNVIGSVGSVIPLFKKQIEEGGPVTVTHPDIIRYFMLIPEACQLILQAGAMGKGGEIFILEMGEPVKIDNMARDLIRFSGFEPDVDIKIEYTGLRPGEKLYEELMTDLENVVSTEHKKIMGLNTNCVNMAVLNGKLDQLKAMAEARDGQEIRRIMMEMIPEYRPN; encoded by the coding sequence ATGAGGATTAGAATATCACGAAATCTATTTATAGTTCTGCTGCTTGACATTCTTTTATTATGTGCATCCTTTTATTGTGCACATTTAATTCGTTACGATTTTATTAAAGAACAATGGTTTGATATTAGCTTTCTTCATCTGCTTCCTTATGTCTTGGGATGTAAAATTTTATTTTTTTATTTGTTTGATATATACAGGGGAATGTGGCGATATACGAGTCTTAGTGATCTAATCAATCTCATAAAGGCTTCAGTTTTTTCAACATTTATCATAATTGCTCTTGTTTTATATATAACTAGGTTTGAACATATTTCCAGGTCGGTATTTGTTATAGACTGGTGTCTAACGGTATTGTTTATCACTGGTCTGCGGCTATCCGTTCGTTTATGTTTTGAAGAATTTACAGGAAAGATTACGCTTCAAGATGTGAAGCTTGCCCTTCTCAAGATATTCCGAAAGAATACAGGGAAAGGAAGAGGTGCTTTAATTATAGGAGCTGGAGATTACGGCCAAAAAGTATGTAGGGAGTTCAATGAGAATCCTTCTGTAAAATCTCGTGTTTTGGGGTTTTTGGATGATGATCGTTCTAAGATCGGAAGGAAGATCCATGGGGTGCCGGTTCTGAATGAGATTGAAAGGGTGGGGCAGACCGTAAAATCAACCGGGGCTGAGGATGTTATTATTGCAATTCCAACCTTGAGCGCGGCCCGGCTGAGGCATATTGTAGACTTGTGCAAAAAGGCTGATGTAAATTTTAAGACCATTCCAAATTTGGGCGAACTGATCAACGGAAAGATTGATGTTACTTCAATTCGAAAGGTTGAATACAGGGATCTTCTGGGACGTGAGCCGGTAAAATTAGATCAAGAGCAGATCGGTAAATACCTTGGCGGTCGACGGGTGTTGGTTACCGGAGCCGGCGGGTCTATCGGAACCGGGCTTTGTCGGCAGATCTGCAGGTATTCTCCTGAAAAGATCATTCTTTTCGAAAGGGCGGAAAGTGCTCTTTATGAAATTGATCTTGAATTGAGAAAAAATTTTCGGGATGTTGAGGTTGTCCCTGTCTTGGGTGATATCCAGAATAGGAAGGAACTTTACAAGGTGTTTCATCTGCTTCAGCCGGATATCGTTTTTCATGCGGCAGCGTATAAACATGTGCCTATGCTGGAGGGGCATCCGTGGAAAGCTGTGGAAAATAATGTTTTCGGCACTAAAAATTTGATAGAAGTTACCAATGCATTCAAATGCGATAAGTTTGTTTTTGTATCCACGGACAAGGCGGTGAATCCGACAAATGTTATGGGAACAAGCAAGCGTATTTCCGAGTTGTTGGTTCAGGAGACCAGTTGCATTGCAGGCTGCAAAACCGCTTTTATAACCGTAAGGTTCGGGAATGTCATTGGCAGTGTTGGTAGTGTGATTCCCCTGTTTAAAAAACAGATTGAGGAAGGGGGCCCGGTTACTGTAACCCATCCTGATATAATAAGGTATTTTATGCTGATACCGGAGGCGTGTCAGCTTATTCTTCAGGCTGGTGCTATGGGAAAAGGCGGGGAGATTTTTATCCTTGAGATGGGAGAGCCGGTTAAGATAGATAATATGGCAAGGGATCTGATTCGTTTTTCAGGGTTTGAGCCGGATGTGGACATAAAAATTGAGTATACGGGGTTGCGGCCTGGTGAAAAACTTTATGAAGAACTGATGACGGATCTGGAGAACGTGGTTTCCACTGAGCATAAGAAGATTATGGGGCTGAATACTAACTGCGTGAACATGGCGGTCTTAAATGGAAAACTTGACCAGTTGAAGGCGATGGCAGAGGCCAGAGATGGGCAGGAGATTCGGCGTATTATGATGGAAATGATACCAGAATACAGACCCAATTAG
- a CDS encoding transketolase C-terminal domain-containing protein, producing MRDTFIKELSEQACNNPRIMLVTGDLGFGVFNDYREQYSAQFLNAGIAEQNMTGIATGLALEGHIVFTYSIANFPTLRCLEQIRNDACYHNADVKIVSIGGGFSYGALGISHHATEDLAIMRSLPDLTVVSPCGLWETANATRALVDLPGTCFLRLDKSFGNDAPLDVEETFELGRARVLKKGKDVSIIVTGGILEEVQQAAYLLETCGVSVQIISVHTIKPLDRGMIIKAAKETTAIVTVEEHTIYGGLGGAVAEELMDNGVYPERFLRIGLEAGFSSIVGSQQYLRKQYGLDAKTIAEKIKKYFG from the coding sequence ATGAGAGATACATTTATTAAAGAGCTTAGCGAACAAGCATGTAATAACCCCAGAATTATGTTGGTTACAGGCGACCTCGGATTTGGCGTTTTTAATGATTACCGGGAACAATATTCAGCGCAGTTTTTAAATGCCGGCATAGCCGAGCAAAATATGACTGGTATTGCTACTGGTCTGGCTTTGGAAGGGCATATCGTCTTTACCTATTCAATTGCTAATTTTCCTACCTTACGCTGTCTGGAGCAGATTCGTAATGATGCATGCTATCACAATGCCGATGTAAAAATTGTTTCTATTGGAGGGGGGTTCAGTTACGGTGCTTTGGGGATTTCCCATCATGCAACCGAAGATCTGGCAATTATGCGTAGCCTTCCTGATTTAACAGTCGTCTCTCCATGTGGTTTATGGGAAACAGCCAATGCTACAAGAGCATTGGTGGATTTGCCCGGCACTTGTTTTTTAAGGCTTGATAAATCATTTGGGAACGATGCTCCGCTTGATGTGGAGGAAACGTTTGAACTTGGTCGAGCACGGGTGTTAAAAAAAGGTAAAGATGTATCCATTATAGTGACAGGTGGTATACTTGAAGAGGTTCAGCAAGCCGCTTATTTACTAGAAACATGTGGTGTTTCAGTACAAATTATAAGTGTTCACACGATAAAGCCTCTTGATCGAGGTATGATCATCAAAGCAGCTAAAGAGACAACTGCAATTGTGACGGTTGAAGAGCATACAATTTATGGTGGACTTGGTGGTGCTGTGGCGGAAGAATTGATGGATAATGGGGTTTATCCTGAAAGATTTTTAAGAATAGGCCTGGAGGCAGGGTTCTCATCAATTGTTGGCAGTCAGCAATATTTAAGAAAGCAATATGGCCTTGATGCGAAAACTATTGCTGAAAAAATAAAAAAATATTTTGGGTGA
- a CDS encoding aldo/keto reductase → MESVCLSGTDIHVPRLCVGGCPMGMHGWGDVSRKELIDSIHAALNIGLNFFDTADIYGIGEAEKILGLALLGKRNQAVINSKFGVRRSPRGETYYDNSPQWMQTALEESLKRLRTDYIDMYQVHYRDDETPLEAVVEILEEFKNQGKIRCYGLSNISGKDQKELEIAAEKICSFQNEYSLAKRDYEKDILDLCENFSMTPMTWGSLGQGILTGKYGSKVLFNRDDRRSRSAYVNFHGDKLKHNLRIVDKMRVIAEDHQVSIASVAIRWVLDHIPGSIVIAGVKKPQQLRDNYSALGWQLSPLEMKTLDSVSNY, encoded by the coding sequence ATGGAGTCTGTTTGTTTATCAGGGACCGATATTCATGTCCCACGATTATGCGTGGGGGGGTGCCCAATGGGAATGCACGGATGGGGCGATGTGTCCAGAAAGGAGTTAATTGATTCCATTCATGCTGCGCTAAATATTGGCCTAAATTTTTTTGATACTGCGGATATTTATGGGATAGGCGAAGCGGAAAAAATATTAGGACTTGCCTTGTTAGGTAAACGAAATCAAGCTGTTATTAATTCGAAATTTGGGGTCAGGCGTTCCCCTCGCGGGGAAACCTATTATGATAATTCTCCTCAATGGATGCAAACTGCCTTAGAAGAAAGCTTGAAGCGGTTAAGAACTGACTATATTGATATGTATCAGGTACATTATAGAGATGATGAAACGCCATTGGAAGCAGTGGTTGAAATTTTAGAGGAATTTAAGAACCAAGGGAAGATAAGGTGTTACGGATTGTCGAATATATCGGGCAAAGATCAGAAAGAGCTTGAAATTGCAGCGGAAAAAATTTGTAGTTTTCAAAATGAATATAGTTTAGCTAAGCGTGATTATGAAAAAGACATTCTTGATTTATGTGAAAATTTTTCAATGACCCCTATGACTTGGGGCAGTCTGGGACAGGGCATTCTTACCGGAAAATATGGAAGTAAGGTCTTGTTTAATCGCGATGATCGTAGATCTCGTTCAGCTTATGTAAATTTTCATGGAGATAAACTTAAACACAACCTTAGGATTGTAGACAAGATGCGAGTAATTGCTGAGGATCATCAAGTGTCGATAGCATCGGTGGCTATTCGCTGGGTGCTCGACCATATTCCTGGCTCTATTGTCATTGCAGGAGTCAAGAAGCCGCAACAGCTCAGAGATAATTATAGTGCTCTTGGTTGGCAACTTTCTCCATTGGAAATGAAAACTCTTGATTCTGTAAGTAACTACTAA
- a CDS encoding TylF/MycF/NovP-related O-methyltransferase: MKEPQHVYQPSAIARIARIVIPVLQFVLPSALYKFIYNFLYTSYKKVLYWSYWLQVIKTHFSGDTSKILRAQMTKRLLPYTMGGHKALENAFDVVTLAEQRNISGAIVECGVAEGGTAAMMALRSDGLGTGVRIKWFFDSYEGLPEPTIDDYKNGATGHFIRPLPKGSCLGTLEQVSDLLFNTLGLDSGKIHLVKGWFQDTVPIYREKVGKIAVLRLDGDWYESTKIPLENFYPQVSPGGFIIIDDYATCFGSRKATDEFRSFNHITTPLNPDGRGGVWFEKPAH; the protein is encoded by the coding sequence ATGAAAGAACCTCAACACGTTTATCAACCATCGGCTATTGCACGTATTGCACGTATTGTAATCCCAGTTCTTCAGTTTGTCTTGCCATCGGCATTGTATAAATTTATTTATAATTTTTTGTATACTTCGTATAAAAAGGTTTTGTACTGGTCATACTGGTTGCAAGTTATAAAGACTCATTTTTCAGGAGATACAAGCAAGATATTAAGAGCGCAAATGACAAAACGTCTACTTCCCTACACTATGGGGGGGCACAAAGCTCTTGAGAATGCTTTTGATGTTGTAACATTGGCAGAACAACGAAATATTTCAGGCGCAATTGTGGAGTGTGGAGTTGCAGAGGGCGGTACTGCCGCTATGATGGCTTTAAGAAGCGATGGCTTGGGTACCGGAGTTCGTATTAAGTGGTTTTTTGATTCTTATGAAGGCCTACCTGAACCAACAATAGATGATTATAAAAATGGGGCTACTGGACATTTTATTCGTCCATTACCTAAAGGTTCTTGTTTAGGTACTCTCGAACAAGTAAGTGATTTATTGTTTAATACGCTTGGGCTTGATTCTGGGAAAATACATCTTGTCAAAGGATGGTTTCAGGATACAGTGCCTATTTATCGGGAAAAAGTCGGAAAGATTGCTGTGTTGCGTTTGGATGGTGATTGGTATGAGTCAACTAAAATCCCTTTGGAAAATTTTTATCCTCAAGTTTCGCCTGGTGGCTTTATTATTATAGATGACTATGCAACTTGTTTTGGATCCAGAAAAGCCACTGATGAATTTCGTAGTTTCAATCATATTACCACCCCGTTAAACCCAGATGGTCGCGGTGGGGTTTGGTTTGAAAAACCTGCACATTAG
- a CDS encoding sugar transferase → MQNQLFNDNDVKEYLERHPDAVQLWLNRKHPYNYLFKRLPDFVLAALLIILLLPLYFIIGIAIKMDSSGPIFYRGLRGAYHGESFRIFKFRSMVNGAERLGGGTTALNDERITKIGTFLRKTKLDEIPQLFNILLGDMSFVGPRPELLQYTENYRGAEKLILQVRPGLTDVSSLNFISLDEIVGCYNADEVYERMVLERKNLLRIGYVLFQSPILDIKLFCLTLFCVVKRLIVFVGRL, encoded by the coding sequence ATGCAGAACCAACTTTTTAATGATAATGATGTAAAAGAATACCTTGAAAGGCATCCTGATGCTGTTCAGTTATGGCTAAACAGAAAGCATCCGTATAATTACCTTTTTAAACGGTTGCCTGATTTTGTTTTGGCTGCGCTTTTAATCATTTTATTATTACCTTTATATTTTATTATTGGAATTGCCATTAAAATGGATTCATCTGGTCCTATTTTTTATCGTGGTCTGCGTGGCGCATATCATGGAGAATCATTTCGAATTTTTAAATTCCGCTCAATGGTTAACGGGGCTGAACGGCTTGGGGGTGGGACCACTGCATTAAATGACGAGCGTATTACTAAAATTGGTACGTTTTTACGAAAAACAAAACTTGATGAAATTCCGCAGCTGTTCAATATTTTATTAGGTGATATGAGCTTTGTTGGTCCTCGCCCGGAATTGCTTCAATATACTGAAAATTATAGGGGCGCAGAAAAATTAATTCTCCAAGTCCGTCCTGGATTGACAGATGTCAGTTCGCTAAATTTTATTTCGTTAGATGAAATTGTTGGTTGTTATAATGCAGATGAAGTTTATGAGCGAATGGTTTTAGAACGGAAAAATTTATTACGTATTGGTTATGTCCTTTTTCAGTCTCCAATTTTAGATATCAAATTATTTTGTTTAACATTGTTTTGTGTAGTTAAGCGGCTGATAGTTTTTGTTGGCAGGTTATGA
- a CDS encoding glycosyltransferase family 4 protein yields the protein MQKICHISTVHPAFDVRIFEKQLRTLKDKGYTAHLIIQYKKDAIVHGIKIHALPKPKNRIHRIIWLPIVAFKKALDTGADLFHFHDPEFIPMGYLLKLIGKKVIYDVHEDTPKQMLGKPYANRTVLKVFSAIVAMLENYAAKRFDAVVTATPFINKRFSTLGCNAIDVNNFPILGNGTGPVVNWTDKETAVCYIGAISAIRGIVEMVTAVELADVRLLLGGRFNSVALRNQVLKMKEWEHVNELGQIPWDEIGKVHARSIAGLVLFHPQPNHTDAQPNKMFEYMGAGIPVIASNFVLWKEIVEGNNCGICVDPLDPCAIACAINWMCEHPNIAMNMGENGKKAVNEKYCWQREGQKLLKLYQEVLFDTSISSI from the coding sequence ATGCAGAAGATTTGTCATATTTCAACGGTTCATCCAGCGTTTGATGTCCGCATCTTCGAAAAACAACTGAGAACCTTGAAAGATAAAGGATACACAGCTCATTTAATCATTCAATATAAAAAGGACGCTATTGTTCATGGAATCAAAATCCATGCACTTCCTAAACCCAAGAATAGAATTCATAGAATAATATGGCTTCCTATTGTTGCGTTTAAAAAGGCCTTGGATACCGGTGCCGACCTCTTTCATTTTCATGACCCGGAGTTTATACCGATGGGTTATCTGCTAAAGTTGATTGGAAAGAAGGTGATTTATGATGTCCATGAAGATACTCCTAAGCAGATGCTTGGAAAACCCTATGCTAACAGAACAGTGCTTAAAGTTTTTTCAGCAATTGTTGCAATGCTTGAAAATTATGCAGCTAAGCGATTTGATGCGGTCGTCACGGCCACTCCTTTTATAAATAAACGGTTTTCTACTTTGGGTTGTAATGCTATTGATGTAAACAATTTTCCAATATTGGGCAACGGGACAGGTCCTGTTGTTAATTGGACGGATAAAGAAACCGCTGTATGTTATATTGGTGCGATATCAGCTATTCGAGGAATTGTAGAAATGGTTACCGCTGTAGAATTAGCCGACGTCCGTTTATTGTTGGGAGGGCGGTTTAATTCTGTAGCTCTTCGGAATCAGGTGCTGAAAATGAAGGAATGGGAGCATGTGAATGAGCTTGGACAAATTCCTTGGGATGAAATCGGTAAAGTACATGCCCGTTCTATAGCAGGACTCGTTCTTTTTCATCCACAACCGAATCATACCGATGCACAACCTAATAAAATGTTTGAGTATATGGGGGCAGGCATTCCAGTGATTGCATCGAATTTTGTTCTGTGGAAAGAGATTGTTGAAGGAAACAATTGCGGGATTTGTGTTGATCCTTTAGATCCCTGCGCTATTGCTTGTGCTATAAATTGGATGTGTGAACATCCGAACATAGCTATGAACATGGGTGAGAATGGGAAAAAAGCAGTTAACGAAAAATATTGTTGGCAGAGAGAAGGTCAAAAGTTATTAAAACTTTATCAGGAGGTTTTGTTTGATACTAGCATATCATCAATATAA
- a CDS encoding transketolase, producing the protein METTKLAKRIRIHALNMTSLGKSSHIASALSMADILAVLYGGFLNVDPENFRKPDRDRFILSKGHAGAAVYAALAETGFFPVEKLKTHYSDGSDLSGHVSHKGIPGVEFSTGSLGHGLGVGAGMALAGKLSGKKYRVIVLLSDGECDEGSNWEAILFAAHHQLENLIAIVDYNKYQALATVAASLDLEPFADKWQSFGWQVYEVDGHDHGALKKLLGKVPEERFKPTVIIAHTQKGKGVSFMEKDPVLWHYRTAQGDEFNAALKELEESL; encoded by the coding sequence ATGGAAACCACTAAATTAGCTAAGCGAATTCGAATTCATGCGTTGAATATGACTAGTCTTGGAAAAAGTTCACATATAGCTTCTGCATTAAGTATGGCTGATATTTTAGCTGTTCTTTATGGCGGTTTTTTAAATGTTGATCCAGAGAATTTCCGCAAACCGGATCGGGATAGATTTATCCTGAGCAAAGGACATGCTGGCGCTGCTGTATATGCAGCACTTGCTGAAACTGGTTTTTTCCCTGTAGAGAAATTAAAAACACACTATAGTGACGGTTCTGATTTAAGTGGGCATGTAAGTCATAAAGGCATACCGGGAGTGGAATTTTCTACTGGTAGCCTTGGACATGGGCTTGGCGTTGGTGCGGGAATGGCATTGGCCGGCAAACTATCTGGAAAAAAATATCGGGTTATCGTTTTGCTTTCCGATGGCGAGTGCGATGAAGGGTCAAACTGGGAGGCAATTTTGTTTGCTGCCCATCATCAACTTGAAAATTTGATTGCTATAGTGGATTACAATAAATATCAGGCATTGGCAACCGTAGCGGCATCCCTTGATTTGGAACCCTTTGCCGATAAATGGCAAAGTTTTGGTTGGCAGGTCTACGAGGTTGATGGACATGACCATGGTGCATTGAAGAAACTGTTGGGAAAAGTCCCTGAAGAAAGGTTCAAGCCGACAGTCATTATTGCTCATACGCAGAAGGGGAAGGGCGTATCTTTTATGGAGAAGGATCCTGTCCTTTGGCATTACCGTACTGCCCAAGGCGATGAGTTTAACGCGGCTCTTAAAGAATTGGAGGAATCTTTATGA
- a CDS encoding lipopolysaccharide biosynthesis protein: MFKIEISPFFKNILSTTVASFCVTASLILTTRILATGLGPDEFGVYSLARRFIANMSPLILLSMGVSLRRYVAMSFTENDHRTYIMAAVVSVSVLIFLLLSFSWLGGRSITRLVFSDKAYINTFYASVIFMGCYCYWVITSASLFGMQKVRTVNFYQLLIGGALPLVVASIFADSQSSSKILMYIGLGNLICLVVLVPELFKGLKSTMNIKKELVHSFSVLSKYGLPRVPGDFLFAGLFSLGPFLASYFGSVKQAGFFVIAQYIFRVMEAAISAFGQVAIPKIAQLVVQNKTEFLKHQIENLVVMVFHMGLFTTIHLSIWADEIVLSWLGNEYRPSIAIIQVIIISLGPYLAYVLLRSVIDAVEVRAVNTMNLFISLTSAVVSSFVFHCFGFQVIGLAAGSAIGYSVLGILTILFLARRFKIRRSNFLFWPSLVINISLALVSFFVKFFLAGSQSFLYSILGGLLVEGVILGAYLITLYNMNTGWLLEIRKRVVR, translated from the coding sequence ATGTTTAAAATTGAGATTAGTCCATTTTTTAAAAACATCCTTTCAACAACGGTAGCCTCCTTTTGTGTTACAGCATCGCTTATTTTAACAACTAGAATCCTTGCTACCGGCCTGGGACCGGATGAGTTTGGTGTTTATTCTTTGGCCAGGCGGTTTATTGCGAACATGTCTCCTTTAATCCTATTGTCCATGGGCGTTTCTTTGAGACGATATGTCGCTATGAGTTTTACAGAAAACGATCATCGTACTTATATAATGGCTGCTGTGGTATCTGTCAGTGTTTTAATCTTTCTATTGTTATCATTCAGTTGGTTAGGCGGAAGATCGATAACCCGTCTGGTATTCTCTGATAAGGCCTATATCAATACTTTCTATGCATCTGTAATTTTTATGGGGTGTTATTGTTATTGGGTGATTACCTCTGCTTCTCTTTTTGGTATGCAAAAAGTTAGAACGGTAAACTTTTATCAGCTCTTAATCGGTGGGGCTTTACCTTTGGTGGTTGCTTCTATTTTTGCCGATTCACAGTCTTCTTCAAAAATATTAATGTATATTGGTTTGGGGAATTTAATTTGCCTGGTCGTACTTGTGCCGGAATTGTTTAAAGGGTTAAAATCGACCATGAATATTAAGAAGGAACTGGTTCATTCTTTTTCTGTTCTATCCAAATATGGACTGCCAAGGGTGCCGGGGGACTTTCTTTTTGCCGGATTATTTTCTTTAGGGCCTTTTCTGGCCTCTTATTTCGGTAGTGTAAAACAAGCCGGTTTTTTTGTGATTGCACAGTATATATTTCGTGTCATGGAGGCCGCAATAAGCGCTTTTGGTCAGGTTGCAATTCCGAAAATCGCTCAACTGGTTGTTCAAAACAAAACGGAATTTTTAAAACACCAAATTGAGAATTTGGTTGTAATGGTTTTTCATATGGGGCTTTTTACCACTATTCATCTTTCTATCTGGGCAGATGAAATTGTACTGTCCTGGCTTGGTAATGAGTATAGACCTAGCATTGCAATCATTCAGGTTATAATTATTTCATTGGGCCCTTATCTGGCCTACGTGTTATTGCGATCAGTTATTGATGCCGTTGAAGTTCGTGCGGTAAATACGATGAACCTGTTCATCTCCTTGACGTCGGCAGTCGTGAGTTCTTTTGTTTTTCATTGTTTCGGATTTCAGGTGATTGGATTAGCCGCGGGTTCTGCTATTGGGTACTCAGTCTTGGGAATTTTGACCATTTTATTTTTAGCAAGAAGGTTCAAAATAAGACGATCCAATTTTTTATTTTGGCCAAGTTTGGTGATAAATATCAGTTTGGCCTTGGTCTCATTTTTTGTGAAATTTTTTTTGGCTGGATCACAATCATTTTTATATTCAATTTTGGGTGGACTGTTGGTGGAAGGGGTTATTTTGGGTGCTTATTTGATAACCCTATATAATATGAATACAGGCTGGCTCCTGGAAATAAGAAAAAGAGTAGTCAGATAA
- a CDS encoding glycosyltransferase yields MLIWLLQRSEPTPHDNSGEQRPFRTGIMAELFSGFGHKVVWWTSTFDHYNRCQRYDHDCRIQVTENYSVQYLKGCGYKRNISLARINENVQIARKFAKIAKQEKLLPDIIVASMPTAELAYKAIRFAKPYGIPVVLDVRDLWPDFIYESVPTLLKPLARIGLSSLIRKTHWVFSNADAIISITDDLLDWGVSYAGRKREPHDCVFPMGYIKRKLSNKEKKIGNVFWESHNVGDNDGVLNVIFVGTLSSSFNLSEVIEAARLLEERCIPVRFVICGKGIQSSSLKKRCASLNNVIMPGWINDIQIRTLLDRAHIGLAPYIDSPSYIKSVPNKPAEYLSAGLSVATSLATGPLVKLIGKYQCGFQYMNNREILAEKLTECTNANDNMLKKTKRNALQVYESFLNGEKIYLDMISYLEKIVNTNKKLKITTSYSSN; encoded by the coding sequence ATGTTAATTTGGCTGTTACAAAGATCTGAACCGACTCCCCATGATAACAGCGGGGAACAGCGTCCTTTTAGAACTGGTATTATGGCGGAACTTTTTTCTGGGTTCGGCCATAAGGTCGTGTGGTGGACATCTACATTTGACCATTACAATAGATGCCAAAGATACGACCATGATTGTCGTATACAAGTTACTGAAAACTATTCGGTACAATATCTGAAAGGTTGTGGGTATAAAAGGAATATTTCGTTAGCAAGGATAAATGAAAATGTACAAATTGCAAGAAAATTTGCAAAGATAGCGAAACAGGAGAAATTGTTACCTGATATCATTGTAGCATCCATGCCTACGGCAGAGCTTGCTTATAAAGCTATTAGATTCGCAAAGCCATATGGTATACCTGTTGTCCTTGATGTGCGGGATCTCTGGCCTGATTTTATTTATGAGTCTGTTCCGACATTACTCAAACCTTTGGCACGTATTGGATTGTCATCTTTAATACGGAAAACGCATTGGGTTTTTAGTAATGCAGATGCAATTATTAGCATTACAGATGATTTACTGGATTGGGGTGTGAGCTATGCGGGCAGAAAAAGAGAACCGCATGACTGTGTTTTCCCTATGGGATATATTAAAAGAAAACTCAGTAATAAGGAAAAAAAAATAGGCAATGTATTCTGGGAATCTCACAATGTTGGTGATAACGATGGTGTTTTAAATGTTATTTTTGTTGGCACTCTCAGTTCCTCTTTTAATTTATCGGAGGTTATCGAGGCGGCACGTTTACTTGAAGAACGTTGTATCCCGGTTCGTTTTGTTATATGTGGCAAGGGTATCCAGTCATCCTCATTGAAAAAAAGGTGTGCTTCATTGAATAATGTTATTATGCCGGGATGGATAAATGATATTCAAATACGTACATTATTGGATCGTGCCCATATTGGCCTTGCGCCATATATTGATTCGCCAAGTTACATCAAGAGTGTGCCAAACAAGCCGGCTGAATACCTGTCTGCAGGTCTCTCTGTCGCGACTAGCTTGGCCACAGGCCCGCTTGTTAAGCTTATTGGTAAATATCAGTGTGGTTTTCAGTACATGAACAATAGGGAAATATTAGCTGAAAAACTTACGGAATGCACTAACGCTAATGACAACATGCTGAAGAAAACTAAAAGAAATGCACTTCAAGTTTACGAGTCGTTTCTAAATGGAGAAAAAATATATTTGGACATGATTAGTTACCTTGAAAAAATTGTTAACACAAATAAAAAATTGAAGATCACGACTTCTTATTCATCAAATTGA